The following are from one region of the Phormidium sp. PBR-2020 genome:
- a CDS encoding pyridoxine 5'-phosphate synthase: protein MITLGVNIDHIATIRQARRTTEPDPVAAAVLAELGGADGITAHLREDRRHIQDRDVYLLRQTVSTHLNLEMAATEEMVNIALDLKPDYVTLVPEKREEVTTEGGLDVDGSCDRLTDVVGRLQEAGIPVSLFIDAEAKQIQASAATQAQFIELHTGRYAEATTEIERHQQLEVLRDGCAIARESGLRVNAGHGLTYLNVYPVAGIEGMEELNIGHTIIARAALVGIERAVREMKQALRREL, encoded by the coding sequence TTGATTACCCTTGGCGTGAATATCGACCATATTGCCACCATTCGACAGGCCCGGCGTACCACGGAACCGGACCCCGTGGCGGCGGCTGTTTTGGCGGAGTTAGGGGGGGCCGATGGCATTACCGCTCACCTGCGAGAAGATCGCCGCCATATTCAGGATCGCGATGTCTATTTGTTGCGACAAACCGTCAGTACCCATTTGAATTTGGAGATGGCGGCCACCGAGGAGATGGTAAACATCGCCCTGGATCTCAAACCTGATTATGTCACCCTGGTTCCTGAGAAACGAGAGGAGGTGACAACAGAGGGAGGATTGGATGTCGATGGGAGTTGCGATCGCCTCACGGATGTCGTCGGACGGCTTCAGGAGGCGGGGATTCCCGTTAGTCTATTCATTGACGCGGAAGCCAAGCAAATTCAGGCCTCGGCCGCCACTCAGGCTCAGTTTATTGAACTGCATACCGGGCGCTATGCTGAAGCCACCACGGAGATTGAGCGACATCAACAACTGGAGGTGTTGCGAGATGGCTGTGCGATCGCCCGGGAGTCGGGTTTGCGGGTCAATGCCGGCCATGGCTTAACCTATCTCAATGTCTATCCCGTGGCTGGCATTGAGGGCATGGAAGAACTCAATATCGGCCATACGATCATTGCCCGAGCGGCCTTAGTTGGCATTGAACGCGCCGTGCGGGAGATGAAACAGGCCCTTCGTCGCGAACTGTAA
- a CDS encoding tetratricopeptide repeat protein — translation MDFPQSRQPFYQEIKKTPIDLGKAALCIALEEYPDLDIDAYLQRLDGYAEDIAQQLPQERYPLRVINALNSYLFETLKFRGNQENYYDPKNSFLNDVLERRVGIPITLSVVYLELAKRLQFPMVGVGMPGHFIIRPDFEDAGIFVDAFNGGEVLFPEDCERRLTQIYGRPISLQPEFLEPVSSEQILVRMLTNLKAIYIAQQEISKALAAIERILLLAPDAVLELRDRGLIYYQSGQAIAASQDLERYLSLRPDAPDASTIQRILGRLEQ, via the coding sequence ATGGACTTTCCCCAGTCTCGCCAACCCTTTTATCAGGAAATCAAGAAAACGCCCATTGACTTAGGCAAAGCTGCCCTCTGCATTGCCTTAGAAGAATATCCCGACCTGGATATTGATGCCTATTTACAGCGTTTAGACGGCTATGCTGAGGATATTGCCCAACAGTTGCCCCAAGAACGGTATCCCTTGCGAGTCATCAACGCCCTAAATAGTTATCTGTTTGAAACCCTGAAGTTTCGGGGCAACCAAGAGAATTACTATGACCCCAAAAATAGTTTTCTCAATGACGTATTGGAGCGTCGCGTCGGGATTCCGATTACCTTGTCTGTCGTCTACTTAGAACTCGCCAAGCGATTACAGTTTCCCATGGTTGGGGTAGGAATGCCTGGACATTTTATCATTCGCCCTGATTTTGAAGATGCGGGAATTTTTGTGGATGCGTTTAATGGCGGTGAAGTCCTGTTCCCCGAAGATTGTGAGCGACGGCTGACCCAAATTTATGGCAGACCAATTTCCCTCCAGCCCGAGTTCTTAGAACCGGTGAGTTCCGAGCAGATTTTAGTGCGGATGTTAACCAATCTCAAAGCCATTTATATTGCCCAGCAAGAAATCAGTAAAGCCTTAGCCGCCATTGAACGCATTTTGTTGTTAGCCCCCGATGCCGTTTTAGAGTTGCGCGATCGCGGCTTAATTTATTACCAATCCGGCCAGGCGATCGCCGCCAGCCAAGACCTAGAACGTTACCTATCCCTACGCCCCGATGCCCCCGACGCCTCAACCATTCAACGTATCTTAGGACGACTCGAACAATAA
- a CDS encoding NAD(P)H-dependent oxidoreductase — MTKILAFAGSSRAGSFHKALVKIAAQGAEAAGADVTLIDLGDYPMPLYNQDLEAEEGFPESVLAFKKLLKSHQGLLIASPEYNSSITPLLKNAIDWASRPEEGEPPLSLTCFRGKVAALMATSPGGMGGLRGLVHVRDILQNIGVTVIPQQKTISGAYQAFDEQGNLTDSEQDAAIRELGKALAEVSQKLHG; from the coding sequence ATGACCAAAATTCTCGCCTTTGCCGGAAGTTCTCGGGCTGGTTCCTTTCACAAAGCCCTCGTCAAAATTGCTGCCCAAGGTGCCGAAGCCGCCGGGGCTGATGTCACCCTGATTGACTTAGGGGACTATCCCATGCCCCTCTATAACCAAGACTTAGAAGCTGAAGAAGGATTTCCCGAGTCTGTTCTGGCCTTCAAGAAACTTCTCAAATCCCATCAAGGGCTTCTCATTGCCTCTCCAGAATATAACAGTTCCATCACCCCACTCCTAAAAAATGCCATTGACTGGGCCTCCCGTCCCGAAGAGGGAGAACCCCCCTTATCCTTAACCTGTTTCCGGGGCAAAGTTGCCGCCTTAATGGCCACTTCTCCTGGAGGAATGGGAGGCTTACGGGGCCTCGTTCATGTGCGAGATATCCTGCAAAACATTGGCGTGACCGTGATTCCTCAGCAAAAGACTATCTCTGGGGCCTATCAAGCCTTTGACGAGCAAGGAAACTTGACCGATTCTGAACAAGATGCCGCTATTCGGGAGTTAGGAAAAGCCTTGGCCGAGGTTAGCCAAAAGCTTCACGGTTAA
- a CDS encoding ATPase codes for MPTVLGLDGGGSQTRCRLVNAQGAVLGQGEAPASNYHAVGGEAAYHAILCAIAAATAKQGVIIRAITLGLAGVGRPRDRQVVHDWVQLLQQDSRLPLTWNLHPQGVRICPDCEIALVGGLGQDVGLATIAGTGAIAYGRTPQGAVARSSGWGYLLGDEGSAYDIGRQGLKAVVRAADGRSPQTQLTAALCDHLGLDQIEDLVEHVYQPGWRAKDVARLAPVVDRVACLGDGVANQILDEAAAELALASRAVYRQLFPDNTPVELVTLGGTWQSQGKLRQRFEAQLARHCPEIEVVQPRDDAVAGAILLARRAVGW; via the coding sequence ATCCCAACGGTCTTAGGTCTTGACGGGGGGGGTAGTCAAACCCGCTGCCGACTCGTTAACGCCCAAGGAGCAGTCTTAGGACAAGGGGAAGCCCCCGCCTCCAATTATCATGCCGTCGGTGGTGAGGCGGCCTATCATGCCATTCTCTGCGCCATCGCCGCTGCCACTGCCAAACAGGGGGTCATTATCCGCGCCATTACCCTAGGCTTGGCCGGAGTCGGCCGGCCTCGGGATCGGCAAGTCGTCCATGATTGGGTACAACTGCTGCAACAAGATAGCCGCCTTCCGTTGACCTGGAACTTACATCCGCAAGGGGTGCGTATCTGTCCCGATTGCGAGATTGCCCTGGTGGGGGGCCTCGGTCAGGACGTGGGCCTGGCGACCATTGCCGGAACCGGGGCGATCGCCTATGGCCGTACCCCCCAGGGAGCAGTTGCCCGGTCCAGTGGTTGGGGCTATCTCCTGGGAGATGAAGGGAGCGCCTATGATATTGGTCGTCAGGGATTAAAGGCGGTGGTTCGGGCCGCTGATGGGCGATCGCCCCAAACCCAACTTACGGCGGCCCTCTGTGACCACCTGGGCTTAGATCAGATTGAAGACTTAGTTGAGCATGTCTATCAGCCCGGCTGGAGGGCTAAGGATGTGGCCAGGTTAGCCCCGGTGGTGGATCGGGTGGCCTGCTTAGGGGATGGGGTGGCCAATCAAATTCTCGATGAGGCGGCGGCGGAGTTGGCCCTGGCCAGTCGCGCGGTGTACCGGCAGTTGTTTCCCGACAACACCCCAGTCGAATTAGTCACCCTCGGGGGAACTTGGCAAAGTCAAGGAAAGCTCAGACAACGGTTTGAGGCGCAACTGGCCCGCCATTGTCCTGAGATTGAGGTAGTTCAGCCCCGTGATGATGCTGTTGCGGGGGCAATCTTGTTAGCTCGTCGGGCCGTTGGCTGGTAA
- a CDS encoding PAS domain S-box protein, whose product MEHSNDFNLTLLRQVLDQSGTAIALFNRDLKSILWTQPWQDLFDVHPEAGQPYSELVPHAPPSWLAAYRRCLDGLPSVCPPYLLKLENGDRRWLKEKLSPWYNEQGNVSGVIVETQWLDRTEALAQSWPTVFDHSPDLHCLIDQQGILQQVNPAWHDHLGYDPKDLCYRQSLDYVHPEEINSTQTAFHDLTPNAHVCFKNRYRHQDGSYRWCQWTLVVLGDGQYFYGIGRVLASTSSSPVNPDANNPEVEQLSQTLSDTLDELRQTQRQLVQTEKMSSLGQLVAGIAHEINNPVNFIYGNLVHAKEYTEDILGLLELYQQHYSEPASEISEEADSIDLEFLLDDLPQLLSSMMVGANRVKEIVSSLRNFSRLDEVEMKRSDLHEGLDSTLVILQNRIKAKPSRPEIVIDKHYDDLPKVECFTGQMNQVFMNIVSNAIDALDERDNHRSYQEVEAQPSRLTLTTIRNADDTVTIRIADNASGVPESVRQQIFKPFFTTKPVGKGTGLGLSISYQIIVEKHRGTLECRSTLGEGTEFLITIPISHSDSD is encoded by the coding sequence GTGGAGCATTCCAACGACTTCAATTTAACTCTATTGCGCCAAGTCCTAGACCAATCTGGGACGGCGATCGCTCTATTCAACCGAGATCTCAAGTCCATCCTCTGGACTCAACCTTGGCAAGATCTCTTTGACGTTCATCCTGAGGCGGGCCAACCCTATTCTGAGTTGGTTCCCCATGCACCCCCATCTTGGCTTGCTGCCTATCGCCGCTGTCTCGATGGTCTGCCCAGCGTCTGTCCTCCCTATCTGCTTAAGTTAGAGAATGGCGATCGCCGTTGGCTCAAAGAAAAGCTCTCCCCCTGGTACAACGAACAAGGGAACGTCAGCGGTGTCATTGTAGAAACGCAATGGCTCGATCGCACTGAAGCACTTGCCCAAAGCTGGCCGACGGTCTTTGACCACAGCCCCGATCTCCATTGCCTCATCGACCAACAGGGCATCCTACAACAGGTTAACCCCGCCTGGCACGACCATCTCGGGTATGACCCCAAAGACCTCTGCTACCGTCAATCCCTAGACTACGTTCATCCTGAAGAGATCAACTCCACCCAGACGGCGTTTCATGACCTGACCCCCAACGCTCATGTCTGCTTCAAAAATCGCTATCGTCACCAGGATGGCTCTTATCGCTGGTGTCAGTGGACATTGGTGGTTCTTGGGGACGGTCAGTATTTTTATGGCATCGGGCGAGTCTTAGCCAGCACCTCCTCCTCCCCAGTCAATCCCGACGCGAATAACCCGGAGGTGGAACAACTCTCGCAAACCCTCTCTGATACTCTCGACGAACTGCGACAAACCCAACGACAACTGGTGCAAACCGAGAAGATGTCGAGTTTGGGCCAATTAGTTGCCGGGATTGCCCATGAGATTAATAATCCCGTTAACTTCATCTACGGCAATTTAGTTCACGCGAAGGAATACACGGAAGATATTCTCGGCTTACTGGAGTTGTATCAACAGCATTACAGCGAACCTGCTTCTGAAATTAGCGAAGAGGCTGACTCCATCGATCTGGAATTTTTACTGGATGACTTACCCCAGTTGCTCAGTTCGATGATGGTGGGTGCGAACCGGGTTAAGGAAATTGTTAGTTCGTTGCGGAACTTCTCCCGCTTGGATGAAGTGGAGATGAAACGGTCAGATCTCCATGAAGGACTCGATAGTACCCTGGTGATTCTGCAAAATCGCATCAAAGCCAAACCCAGCCGCCCCGAGATTGTTATTGATAAGCATTACGACGACTTACCGAAAGTGGAATGTTTCACGGGGCAAATGAATCAGGTCTTTATGAACATTGTCAGTAATGCCATTGATGCCCTAGATGAGCGAGATAACCATCGCAGTTATCAAGAGGTAGAAGCCCAACCCAGCCGTCTCACCCTCACGACAATCCGTAATGCCGATGATACGGTCACGATTCGCATTGCTGATAACGCTTCTGGAGTTCCGGAGTCGGTTCGTCAACAAATTTTTAAACCGTTCTTTACGACAAAACCCGTTGGCAAAGGAACGGGACTCGGGCTATCGATTAGTTATCAGATTATCGTGGAGAAACATCGAGGAACCTTGGAATGTCGCTCCACCTTAGGAGAAGGAACGGAGTTTCTGATCACCATTCCTATCTCCCACAGTGATTCCGATTAA
- the minC gene encoding septum site-determining protein MinC yields MASDPSLPTEFIFEPNSSNDITPSETQEERDSVEDPPPATGLNLHQQVRLKSEAGQVLLLLPPQSESAGELTWQELWQQLKHRLNAGDRFWQAQTPVMLQADDRLLDSRQLQEIDEALQEAQLKLERVSTYRRQTAVAAATAGYSVEQPSREESLHNSLGTAPAALAEPLYLTNTVRSGTEIRHPGTVVLVGDVNPGGAVIASGDILVWGRLRGIAHAGAAGNSQCLIMALQMDPTQIRIANAVARAPSDKLLDYYPEVAYVANRGIRISRAADFNVPSRGQ; encoded by the coding sequence ATGGCTTCTGACCCCTCCCTTCCCACCGAGTTCATTTTCGAACCTAACTCCAGCAATGACATCACCCCGTCAGAAACGCAGGAGGAACGAGATTCAGTTGAAGACCCCCCTCCAGCGACTGGGTTGAACCTCCATCAGCAGGTTCGTCTCAAAAGTGAGGCGGGGCAAGTTCTCCTCCTCTTACCCCCCCAGTCCGAAAGCGCCGGCGAACTCACCTGGCAAGAACTCTGGCAGCAACTTAAACATCGCCTGAATGCCGGCGATCGCTTCTGGCAAGCCCAAACCCCGGTCATGCTGCAAGCCGACGATCGCCTTCTCGACAGTCGCCAACTCCAGGAAATCGACGAAGCCCTACAAGAAGCCCAACTCAAACTAGAACGAGTGTCTACCTATCGCCGTCAAACGGCTGTCGCCGCAGCAACCGCTGGCTATTCCGTGGAACAACCCTCCCGAGAGGAGAGTCTGCACAACTCCCTCGGGACGGCCCCCGCAGCCCTGGCTGAACCCCTTTATCTCACCAATACGGTGCGATCGGGCACCGAAATTCGCCATCCGGGAACAGTGGTGTTAGTGGGGGATGTCAACCCCGGCGGAGCGGTGATTGCCTCAGGAGATATTCTCGTCTGGGGGCGACTGCGAGGAATCGCTCACGCCGGGGCCGCCGGAAATTCCCAATGTCTGATTATGGCCTTACAGATGGACCCGACTCAGATTCGCATTGCCAACGCCGTGGCCCGGGCCCCCTCGGATAAACTTTTAGACTATTATCCCGAAGTGGCCTATGTGGCGAATCGGGGCATTCGCATCAGTCGGGCAGCAGATTTTAATGTCCCGTCTCGCGGCCAGTGA
- a CDS encoding alpha/beta hydrolase → MVARQTLSLRDSSLHLSYLDWGEQTGEPVLLLHGLADHAGVWQPVAEALAAEGFRAIAPDLRGHGNSSKPPQGYHCDQIISDLQALLAHLGYESAHILGHSWTGKVVPIWAREFPQQFRSAILVDPFFIGKLPQWSRFTFPLLYRVLPFLKAMGPFPSYEVAIEEAKTLKQYRGWSDHQRQAFEESLEKKADGTWGSKFTKAARDGIFDDVMVVDGLTEPLSVPTLFIKPEAGLNRSQWQLKPYYRYLEHLEVCEVPGNHWAFLVEPAAFTQALLAFLKQQDSNCPSQTPDTH, encoded by the coding sequence ATGGTTGCTCGTCAGACCCTATCTCTCCGAGATTCCTCCCTGCACCTGTCCTATCTCGACTGGGGAGAACAAACCGGCGAACCGGTGTTGCTGTTGCATGGCCTTGCCGATCATGCTGGAGTCTGGCAACCGGTAGCAGAAGCCTTAGCCGCCGAGGGGTTTCGGGCGATCGCCCCGGATTTACGCGGTCACGGCAACAGCAGTAAACCCCCTCAAGGCTATCATTGCGACCAGATTATCAGCGATTTACAAGCCCTCCTGGCCCATCTCGGCTATGAATCGGCCCATATTCTCGGTCATTCCTGGACCGGTAAAGTCGTTCCTATCTGGGCCCGCGAGTTTCCCCAGCAATTCCGCAGTGCCATTCTCGTCGATCCCTTTTTCATCGGCAAACTCCCCCAATGGTCTCGGTTTACCTTTCCCCTGCTGTACCGCGTCTTACCCTTCCTCAAAGCCATGGGCCCCTTTCCCTCCTACGAGGTGGCGATCGAAGAAGCGAAAACCCTCAAACAATATCGAGGCTGGAGTGACCATCAACGACAGGCCTTTGAAGAGAGTCTCGAAAAGAAAGCCGATGGAACCTGGGGCAGTAAATTTACCAAAGCCGCCCGAGATGGCATTTTTGACGATGTGATGGTCGTCGATGGCTTAACAGAACCCCTCAGCGTTCCTACCCTTTTCATTAAACCCGAAGCCGGACTCAATCGTAGTCAATGGCAACTCAAGCCCTATTATCGCTATCTTGAACATCTAGAAGTCTGTGAGGTTCCCGGCAATCATTGGGCTTTTTTAGTCGAACCCGCCGCATTCACTCAGGCGTTACTGGCGTTCCTCAAACAACAGGACTCAAACTGCCCCTCCCAGACCCCGGATACGCATTAA
- the ccsB gene encoding c-type cytochrome biogenesis protein CcsB produces the protein MDLVSLQNVLDNLSFAILFLTMLTYWVSVAFPKLPYLGTVGTTGMAIANLCIAGLLGARWLEAGYFPISNLYESLFFLAWGITGVHLIAETLSRSRLVGAVTAPVAMGIAAFATLTLPQTMQVSEPLVPALKSNWLMMHVSVMMISYATLMVGSLMAIAFLVVTRGQEIELHGSSVGTGSFRDMKRPENQPQPSSQPSFNAFNSQQGGVATLERPQTLTLSPQRLNLADTLDNVSYRIIGLGFPLLTIGIIAGAVWANEAWGTYWSWDPKETWAAITWLVFAAYLHARITRGWQGRRPAVLASGGFVVVWVCYLGVNLLGKGLHSYGWFF, from the coding sequence ATGGATCTGGTATCCCTCCAGAATGTACTGGATAATTTATCCTTCGCGATTCTGTTCCTGACCATGCTCACCTACTGGGTGAGCGTTGCCTTCCCCAAACTGCCTTATCTGGGAACGGTGGGAACGACGGGAATGGCGATCGCAAATCTTTGCATTGCCGGCCTACTGGGGGCCCGTTGGCTTGAAGCCGGCTATTTCCCCATCAGCAATCTGTACGAATCATTATTTTTCCTAGCTTGGGGCATCACCGGCGTGCATCTCATCGCCGAGACCCTGAGCCGCAGTCGTCTTGTGGGAGCCGTGACAGCCCCCGTGGCCATGGGAATTGCCGCCTTCGCCACCTTAACTCTGCCCCAAACCATGCAGGTCTCAGAACCCCTGGTTCCCGCCCTAAAATCCAACTGGCTGATGATGCACGTTAGTGTCATGATGATTAGCTATGCCACGTTAATGGTTGGGTCTTTAATGGCGATCGCCTTCCTAGTGGTTACCCGAGGCCAAGAGATCGAATTGCACGGCAGTTCTGTAGGAACGGGGAGTTTCCGGGACATGAAACGGCCCGAAAATCAGCCCCAGCCTAGCTCCCAACCAAGTTTTAACGCCTTCAACAGCCAGCAGGGGGGGGTCGCGACCCTAGAGCGTCCACAAACCTTGACCTTATCCCCGCAACGGCTCAACCTAGCTGACACCCTCGACAACGTCAGCTACCGCATCATCGGCTTAGGCTTTCCCCTATTAACCATTGGCATTATCGCCGGAGCGGTTTGGGCCAACGAAGCCTGGGGAACCTATTGGAGTTGGGACCCCAAAGAAACCTGGGCCGCCATCACCTGGCTCGTCTTTGCCGCCTATCTCCATGCCCGGATTACCCGAGGCTGGCAGGGTCGTCGTCCGGCCGTCTTAGCCTCCGGTGGCTTTGTGGTGGTTTGGGTTTGCTATCTGGGGGTCAATCTCCTGGGTAAAGGCCTCCATTCCTACGGCTGGTTCTTCTAA
- a CDS encoding IS630 transposase-related protein translates to MSNSYSYDLRQKVINAIELDGMKKSEASQVFGISRNTIHLWLKRKAETGDFQPREYRPPGHSHKIKDIDRFRAFVIEHSDKTQEQMAELWPDDISARTISRWLKKLGFVRRKKLWVLKKR, encoded by the coding sequence ATGTCCAACAGTTACAGCTATGATTTACGGCAGAAGGTTATTAATGCCATTGAATTGGATGGTATGAAGAAGTCTGAAGCGAGTCAAGTGTTTGGCATTAGCCGTAACACGATTCACTTATGGCTCAAACGAAAAGCGGAGACGGGAGATTTCCAACCGCGAGAGTATCGCCCTCCCGGCCATAGTCATAAAATTAAGGATATTGATAGATTTCGGGCTTTTGTGATCGAACATTCTGATAAAACCCAAGAGCAAATGGCTGAGCTATGGCCCGACGACATCAGCGCGAGAACGATTTCCAGATGGCTTAAAAAACTAGGATTTGTCCGCAGGAAGAAACTTTGGGTGCTGAAAAAACGATGA
- a CDS encoding DUF2488 family protein translates to MTTYYYVAASQKFLLEEEPLDEVLQERVRNYQEREKEMDFWLVKQPAFLEAPELAEAKAKCPQPSVAIISSDRQFITWLKLRLEYVLTGQFEAPSESIPDPLASLAQA, encoded by the coding sequence ATGACAACTTACTACTACGTCGCCGCCAGCCAGAAATTCCTCTTGGAAGAAGAACCTCTCGATGAGGTGCTTCAAGAACGGGTGCGCAATTACCAGGAACGAGAAAAAGAAATGGATTTCTGGCTCGTGAAACAGCCCGCCTTTCTGGAGGCTCCAGAATTGGCTGAGGCTAAGGCCAAATGTCCACAACCCTCTGTAGCGATTATTTCGAGCGATCGCCAGTTCATTACCTGGCTGAAACTGCGGTTAGAATATGTGCTAACGGGTCAGTTTGAGGCCCCCTCCGAGAGCATCCCCGATCCCTTAGCCTCCCTGGCTCAAGCCTAG
- a CDS encoding glycogen debranching enzyme N-terminal domain-containing protein → MVIPKVLHFGRDTCGNLPIAQRREWLVSNGIGGYGSGTVAGLLTRHYHGLLVAALEPPLGRTLMLVKLDETAQYEGQSFELGCNRWQDGSVSPTGYVYLEAFELEGTIPVWHYALADARLSKRVWMEQGQNTTYVRYSLSRGTTPLQLHLRAFLNYRDHHGGSVMGNWQIWRVEEGIDMVAFGGAVPLRLRGPGNWTLNNEWYRHFDLQLERYRGTGYSENHFQGATLEMSLEPGQSLTFVVSAQSDCDQDGEAALQRQRRYESQLYDRALGTLGDDERLQQLALAADQFICDRPLSDGTPGQTIMAGYPWFGDWGRDTAISLPGLTLATGRPEIARTILRTFARYFDQGMMPNLFPDSGMEPDYNTVDAILWYFQGVQAYFEGTEDINLIEELYPALQEVIDWHLRGTRYNIRVDEDGLLYAGEAGVQLTWMDAKIDDWVVTPRQGKAVEINALWYNALGVMVRLAQALGKDETEYQQLAQRTRQGFSRFWYEAGGYCYDVLDSPQGDDASLRPNQIFALSLPESLLTKGQGRSLLAVVGRELLTSYGLRSLSRRDPQYCGQYGGDRWQRDGAYHQGTVWSWLLGPFALAHYKIYGDKALARSFVDPLFDHLQDGAVGSISEIFDGNPPHTPRGCFAQAWSVAELLRVMSHLRD, encoded by the coding sequence ATGGTCATCCCCAAGGTTCTGCATTTCGGACGCGACACCTGTGGCAACTTGCCCATCGCGCAGCGGCGAGAATGGCTGGTGAGCAATGGCATCGGTGGCTATGGCTCAGGAACCGTCGCCGGACTTCTCACTCGCCATTATCACGGCTTACTGGTGGCAGCCCTGGAGCCACCTCTGGGACGGACGCTGATGCTGGTGAAACTCGATGAGACGGCTCAGTATGAGGGGCAGAGCTTCGAGTTGGGATGTAACCGTTGGCAAGATGGCAGTGTTTCTCCCACGGGCTATGTCTATTTGGAGGCCTTTGAGTTAGAGGGGACGATTCCCGTTTGGCATTATGCCCTGGCGGATGCTCGCCTCTCGAAGCGTGTCTGGATGGAACAGGGTCAAAATACCACCTATGTTCGCTATTCCCTGAGTCGGGGAACAACGCCCCTACAGCTACATCTGAGAGCCTTCCTCAACTACCGCGACCATCATGGCGGGAGTGTGATGGGTAATTGGCAGATCTGGCGCGTGGAGGAGGGCATCGATATGGTGGCCTTTGGTGGGGCGGTTCCCCTGCGGCTACGCGGTCCAGGAAACTGGACTCTTAACAACGAGTGGTATCGTCACTTTGACCTGCAACTGGAACGATATCGAGGCACCGGGTACAGTGAAAATCATTTCCAGGGGGCAACTCTGGAGATGAGCCTGGAACCGGGCCAGTCTTTGACCTTTGTGGTCAGTGCCCAGAGCGATTGTGATCAGGATGGGGAGGCGGCGTTGCAGCGACAGCGACGCTATGAGTCCCAGTTGTACGATCGCGCCCTCGGGACTCTTGGGGACGATGAGCGGTTACAGCAGTTGGCCCTGGCTGCTGACCAGTTTATTTGCGATCGCCCTCTCAGTGATGGCACCCCGGGCCAGACCATCATGGCCGGCTATCCCTGGTTTGGGGATTGGGGACGAGATACGGCGATTAGTTTGCCAGGATTAACCCTAGCCACCGGTCGCCCGGAGATTGCCCGGACGATTTTGCGCACCTTTGCCCGCTATTTTGACCAGGGCATGATGCCCAACCTTTTCCCCGATAGCGGCATGGAACCGGACTACAATACGGTAGATGCCATTCTTTGGTATTTCCAGGGCGTACAGGCGTATTTTGAGGGGACTGAGGACATCAATTTAATCGAGGAGCTATACCCGGCTTTGCAGGAGGTCATTGATTGGCATCTGCGGGGAACTCGGTACAACATCAGAGTGGATGAGGATGGTCTTCTCTATGCCGGGGAAGCGGGGGTGCAGCTGACATGGATGGATGCCAAAATTGATGACTGGGTGGTGACCCCACGTCAGGGTAAAGCCGTTGAGATTAATGCCCTGTGGTATAACGCCTTGGGGGTGATGGTGCGCTTGGCCCAAGCCTTGGGCAAGGATGAGACGGAGTATCAACAGCTTGCCCAACGGACGCGCCAGGGATTTAGCCGTTTTTGGTATGAGGCGGGGGGCTATTGTTATGACGTTTTGGACAGTCCCCAAGGAGATGATGCCAGTTTACGCCCCAATCAAATTTTTGCCCTGTCCTTACCCGAGTCTTTGTTGACGAAGGGCCAGGGCCGTTCCCTGTTAGCGGTGGTGGGCCGAGAGTTGCTCACCTCCTATGGCTTGCGATCGCTCTCGCGGCGAGATCCTCAGTATTGTGGCCAGTATGGGGGCGATCGCTGGCAGCGGGATGGAGCCTATCATCAGGGGACAGTTTGGAGTTGGCTGTTGGGCCCGTTTGCCCTGGCCCATTACAAAATTTATGGGGACAAGGCCCTGGCCCGTAGTTTTGTAGACCCCCTATTTGACCATCTCCAGGATGGCGCGGTGGGTAGCATTAGCGAGATTTTTGATGGCAATCCTCCCCATACTCCTCGCGGCTGTTTTGCCCAAGCCTGGAGTGTGGCGGAACTGTTGCGGGTCATGAGTCACTTGCGGGACTAA